cccccgggGTCCTGTCCTCTTCCAGCCTTTAGGGTACATGGAGTCGCCCCTGTCCTACAGCTGTATAGAGGacctgcagctgctgtgctGGGACAACGCCCCCAAATACTGCCTCCAGCTCAGCTTCCCCGGCGGCACCATCCTGCTGCAGGTGCGAGCCCCGCCCAatcaatctctccctctttgcctccttccctcccttctccctcctcctctccctctgtctctctcgctctaacTTTTGTTGGAGTATTCATAGTATGAGCTAATTGGGGAGGTTGACAATTTCTTTGCAATTTGCAGGATGGATGGGTGTATTTGTAAACCGGATGAAGTTGAGGACTTTGAATTAATGTTTTGAGTTTATATGGAAAACTAATGTTGTACTGGTAATTATttctaatgtttgttttattaattttttttattatttgtctttttttatgtaaaaaaatatgttatatttcttatctttttccagttttgtgtttttgtttattggcGATTTGTGGTTATTGTcaataaagctgacagtctctctcttctctctctcaggcagcgAACAGTTATGTGCGGGACCAGTGGTTTCACTCTCTGCAGTGGAAGGTATGACTGAGTGTTCACAGTCTCActgtttagtttgtgtgtgtttgtgtgtgtgtgtgtgtgtgtgtgaaccagCATACTAGAGGAGTAAGTGGCTGTGGTTCATCTGCAGAAAAAGCTGTATAAGTACCGGAAGGTTCTGACGAATCCGAGCCGGTGGGAGGTGGTGCTGAAGGAGATCCGGGGGCTGGTGGAGCTGGCGCTGACCTCCCCTCTGCAGGACGACTCCATCCATCAGGCGCCCCTGCACATCATCTCCACCCTGCTGGCTGAGGTAAGGGGCGGGGTCACACGGGTGGGGTCATCACACCTGCTAACTGAAACCACTTAGAAGCtcaaaggcattttaattgtttctcTACAGAACACCAACCTGAGTGCCCAGGAACATGAAAGCATCATCGtggtgagtgcgtgtgtgtgtgtgtgtgtgtgtgtgtgtgtgaggtgtctCACCTGCCTGAATATTCAGAGGGTCCCATCATACTCAGAAGGGCCCAGTCATTTctgctgtggtgctgtgctgtagcaCTGACCGGGTCTGTccgtatgtctgtctgtctgtgtcaggcCATCGCCCCTCTGCTGGAgaacaaccccccaccacctgaCCTGTGTGAATTCTTCTGCAAGGTAACCATGGAGACGGGCTAGCCACACACGGGAGCAGCACCGGTAGAGGAGGCAGCAGTAGCAGTCAGGGTGTGAGGGAGGTAGTTGTAGTATAACGGTAGGGGTAGTGGTGTTGACAGACGCGTGTCATACCAATATCAAGGTAAGATGAAGGGAGTTGTACTGTGGTAATAGAAGTCACAGCAGTGTGAAGTAGTTGTAGTGTTATAGTGGCAGTACCATTGACATGGTGGCGGCAGCAGCATTGTGGTATGTGGTGTGGCATTAACCCTGACTGcgacgtctgtctgtctgtccgttcGTCTGCAGCACTGTCGGGAGCGTCCACGCTCGATGGTCGTGATCGAAGTGTTCACACCTGTGGTCCAGAGAATCCTCAAACACAACATGGttagtgctcagtgtgtaatgaCAGCGCCCTTGTGCCCAGTGTTCAGTCTCAGCGTTcctgctgtgctcagtgctgaaCCTGAAGAGTGCTCCATCTTAAATGTTAGTCCCCACTCCCCAGTCCCACTGAAGTTCAGTGTTAGTGACTCTGCGGTctgtgaccccccacccccaccccccccccccccaggatttTGGGAAGTGCCCCCGCCTTCGTCTCTTCACTCAAGAGTACATCCTGGCCCTCAATGAGCTCAATGCTGGCATGGAAGTGGTCAAAAAATTCATACAAAGGTGAGTGATTCACACAGGTTTacctctatacacacacacacatacacacacacacacgtgcagtaACCGGAGTGTGTATTTCAGCATGCACGGCCTGACCGGGcagtgcccccacccccgcgtCCTCCCCAACCTGGTGGCTGTCTGCCTGGCTGCCATCTACTCCTGCTACGAGGAATTCATCAACAGGTGAGTCCCTCCGGCACCTGCACAAGTGACAGGTAAGGACGGCGTAGGTCACAAGGCTGTCTCCCTCGCAACCGTTACATCATATCCCTGCAGCATGGGAGCCACGGCCTGCCCATGAGGAACCGTTCTCATACTTTCCATGAGGAGGCTTCCTTTGAGAACGCTCCCCAGCCAAAATCTCTCGTCAGGTGCAGATTGAGACTCGCTTTAATGACATGGAAACACAAACCAGTAAATATAGCCAAATATAATGACACATAAACAGGCAGTCATAACATACGGATGTACAGAAGGAACAAAGACATGAAAGGTTTCGAGAAGTAATGCGTTGAAATACGATGAAACTTTTCCGCTTTTTTTGGCTTGTGCATCTCTCTGACCTGTTTCTATGGTTGGACTATGCCGGGTCTGTCAGCTGGCCGGTCTCTATGGCCGGATTTGGGCAGATTTGGGCGGATTTGCTCGGTTGTTGTGTAGCGTAATAGTGCGTAGAGTGTCCTTAGCCAGTGGGAGGAGCTGaatctctcctcccccttcaaAGCCGTCTTTATACAGCTTTACCCCAGTTCTACAGGAGGATGTTTCATGGTCCCTTGTTCACCTGTTTGTCTGTGGGTCCATGATATGCTTGTAGACTATTCCAGAATTCTGTCGTATATGTGCACCACTGTACCCTGAATGGATAGCCATACTAACAGGGAATTAGTTATACAATTAGAAttgcatttgatttgaaaagTCAATTGATCCAGCTAAGATGGCCACTCCAGGTACAGATTCTCTTCCTCTGAGGGCAATTATCTTCTCTTAACTCTGATGTCATTTCCCCCTGCACAGTCGAGACAACTCTCCCAGTCTGAAGGAGATCAGGAACGGCTGTCAGCAGCTGAATGACAGGAGGCCTGCCCTACCCCTGCGCTTGCTCCGCCCAGCCACGCCCACGCCTCCAACCACGCCCTCGCCTACACCCCCCGTCCAGACCCCGCTGCCTCTCTCCCCGCCGCCCACCATCATAAACTCCAGCGAGGTCCTGGTGGAACTGGAGCGGACTAACAACGTCGCCAACGCCCGTCTGAAGGGGCCAGCGGGGGGCGACAGTGAGCCCAACCTCATAGACTGCCTGCTGGGTAGCCCCGCCCTCAGTGCCCTGACCATCCAGCTGCCGGCGCAGGCCAACCGCGTGCTGCGCTGCTTCGCCCTAATCCTCAAGATGCTGtgagtgccccctgctggtctctccccgtctgtccctctctctctggccctccatctctccatttccctttctttctctgtccccctctttcAAATTCAtcttattggcatgacaaatgaACACTCATTTCCTCAAAGCACATTCTGAAATTACGGTTAATAAATGGAacaaggaggggaaaaaaagaaaaaaaattgtatatatttacataaaaaaagcAAGAGATCGTGGGTGAACTGGGCCTTCTTGTCTAATAGGAAAGGCAGCCCGTCTTCCTCCGAATCAGGGcaggttttgtttattttgggaaCGAACAGGACTCCATGTTTCATGGTGAAAACAGAGTGAGCACAACCTGTCCCGTCTGATGGGTGAGATCTGCCGGTGTTGACCCGTCTCAATGGCACGGCCGCGATCACTGAGCGTACTTTTCCAAAATTCACGttattaagaaaacaaaacaccccAACTCCGCACATAGTTGGCAACTTCACCCATTGTGGCCGTCTACCTTGACTGTCCTTCGTCAGTCAtttcaaatttaacatttttggcattccgtttttttttgttgtgtccTCAATGAGTgatatcattttgttttaagaTGTGTAATTGTTGAAGATTGTGCTGTATTATGATTCAGTTGACTCAGCTTTGTTGTGATGTTGCCGTGCTGTCCTGAGGCTGCTAGTTGTTGTCGTGCGCTAGCGTTGTTAGCTGCAGTACCAGCTGGCTCGGGGGGGGCTCATCTCTCAGCCTTGTTGTGCTTTGTGAAGATAGTAGTTAATTAGTTCTCCTCAAATTCATCCAAACTTCTGTTCTACCTTGGCTGTCAATTTTAAGAGCGGATGCTGCCCTAATTctgtaggtttttttaaattattgcagttttatttggGTGTTTATCCCATTCAGACAAAAAATTAAGAGATGTGTGAGCAGATGATTCATAATtgatttcaacatttttcaCCATTGTTACAGGCAGTTAATTTTGGGTTTTGTTCTTTATAAAGTCACCTTTTTCACTGTCAAGGGTCAGCTTCCTATTGAGTCGATGTTTAAAGGTAGTCAGTACAGGATGTGTTTGCAGTCAGTGTCTTTTGTTCATAACTCAGTGTTCATTATGTGTTTTGACATCTGGTGcttatttaaatacaataatgctttattttcGTCACATtttactgccagggcccagttctgacaATACTCCTCCAGAAAATCTGATGCACGACCACAGAACAATGTCAACTGTATCCCTCTTTGTCCaactatctctctttctccctctgcccctctctccctctctctctttctcctagCTGTTCTCTGTGTCAGTAAACACATTTAACGTAGAGGATAATGTTGCTCAGCTAACAGAGATGCTTTCTTCTTTATGTACAGTGTCTTACCCAGTACAGATAAGAGTAGGGTGTGGGTATAGGTCAAATGACCTGAAAACACCATTAATGGATGCAGTTCAAGGCATTAACACGTCACTTGACTCTTTTTAGTCATGAAGAATGTGACATTTAGGTTATTATGTGGGCTCCTGTTACAttgggaacatttttttttttacaaaagcacAATGCAGCGGCCTCTAGGAATGTCATCCTGTTTCCTGAGGTCATtatgtaatctctctctctctttcttccctttccctctctccctctctccttccttccctccatcCAGATCAGACTACGATGACTGGAGACCAGCTCTGGCCAGCCTGTTGCAGCCTATTCCCTTCCCAAAAGAGTGAGTCACCTCTTATCCCCGAAATTcccctcgctctctgtctctctctcccactcttttttttcccctgctttaCCCACCAGCTCAGCAGTGAGGAAGCAGGATAGGGTGCGGCCAGTGGGCTCGCAGTTGCAATTCCGTTATGAATCACGATGTGACCAAGAACCAATCGGATGCAACCCGGGTGACCTCAGATGGTGAACTGAGTTTAAGCGGGGAGGGCTGCTTGTGAGagggaagggcgggggggggggggctgtttgtaAGCGGCAGGTGTGTTCTGGGACAGGTATTGCTCGGAGGCATGCGTAATTGGCTCATTACCGCTGTTGTTTCTGTAGCTCAGCTGGAACTCACCTGTGTAAGCGAGGCTAATCTGACTCTTCGGGTCTCGCTGGAAAGAGCAACAACATGCAAAATGTGCCCCGAGGGGGTCACGCCCCTCCTCCGTTCCCAGCAAAACAACAATGCTTGAGGTCACAGAATAAtacactgcgtgtgtgtgtgtgtgtgtgtgagtgtttgtgtgttgtgtactTATCATTCTCTTCATCTCTTTCTCCAGGGCTCTTGCACATGCCAAATTCACAAAGTAAGTAAGCTTCCTGTCGTGTGTGTTTAGCTGCCTTTGTGTGTTTAGATGGTCGGAATTAaactgggagggaggggcccgCGAATGACCCGCGCGCTGTTTCCTCACCGTCTGTCTGCTCGCGTCTCTGTTTGCAGAGAGCTGAAGTACGTTATTCAGAAGTTTGCGGAAGATCCCAGACAGGAGgtgagtgactgtgtgatgCAAGCATGCGTACGCGGTGCGAgggtgcgggcgtgtgtgtgtgcgtgacgcaggtgtgtgtgtgtgcgtgcgtgacgcaggcgtgtgtgtgtgcgtgacgcaggtgtgtgtgtgtgccgcagGTACACTCGTGTCTCCTCAGCGTGCGTTCTGGAAAGGACGGCTGGTTCCAGCTGTACAGcccagggggcgtggcctgcgaCGATGACGGAGAGCTCTTCGCCAGTATGGTACGTTTCCCAGAGGCGCCCCCTCCCTGTTTCCTACCCCACAATGTACGCCATCGCGgcaccccccccacatccccccgccccccccacccaacccgtTATGCAGTCGTACCCAGCCATCTACCCAGCATGCATAGCGTCTGACCCAAGTGTCCAAACATCCATGTTTTCTCATAAATCCTCACAAGTTCCTGCAGCTATTGCAGCTGTTGATCACTGTTGATCAGTGCTGGCCTCTTCACCTCCTTGTTTCAGCCCTCCACCTATTTACTCACATCTGTCCCCCACCATACAAATGCCCGCCCTCTACCTATATAAGCGCATAGCTCAGAGCCTAAGACCGATTCATGGCACGAGGCCGTTATGCCCAACCCCTGCCTGATGCCAGTGTCCTAGCAAGACACCTACCCTGCCTATACCCTAACTCCTGCAATGAAGGCATCAATGTAAGCGCTTGGATAACCCCTATTAATGCCAGTCCCTTCTATATGTCCCCTCCCTCCTATAGCCCTCCCCTCCCAAATTGCCCACCCTGGTATATCCCACCCCTGCCTATTGCCCACTCCTATAGACTCCCCTGCCTATTTGCCCACCCCCTGCGTATATCCCCGCCCCCTGCCTATAGGCCAGCCCCCTGCTGTATTCGTGCTCTTGTCTGAGTGCCAGTCTGACCTGGTTTCTCGCCCTCTCTGCAGGTGCACATTCTGATGGGCTCCTGCTACAAGACCAAGAAGTTCCTGCTGTCTCTGTCAGAGAACAAGCTGGGCCCCTGCATGCTGCTGGCACTGCGGGCTAACCAGACCatggtggaggtgtgtgtgtgtgtgtgtgtgtgaggtgtctCACCTGCCTGAATATTATTCAGAGGGTCCCATCATACTCAGAAGGGCCCAGTCATTTctgctgtggtgctgtgctgtagcactgactgtgtctgtccgtatgtctgtctgtgtgtgtcaggccATCGCCCCTCTGCTGGAgaacaaccccccaccacctgaCCTGTGTGAATAtctatgcaagtgtgtgtgtgtgtctgtgtgtatgtacgtttgtgtgtgtgtctgttgtgtgagagtgtgtatgtttccacgtgtatgtatgtacgcgtgtgtttctgggtgtatttccgtgtgtgtgtatgtgtgtccgtgtgtatatgtatgtgtgtttctgtgtgcatatttgtatgtgtacacgcgtgtgtattttacatgcgtgctctgtgctgcagatcCTGTGCCTGATGCTGGAGTATAACATCATAGAGAATAAGGACACTCAGCTGCAGATCATCTCCACCCTGGAGAGCACGCAGGTGGGCCGGACCCTGTATGAGCAGCTCTGCGAGCGGCAAAGGGAGCTACGCGAACTGGTGAGAGAACTGCACCACCACGCGACTACACAACTACaccacacaactacacaacCGCACAACTGCACCACCACACAACTGCACAACCACACAACCTCACAACAACACAACCGCACAgctacacaaccacacaactgCACAGCTACACAATTGCACAACTGCACAGCTACACAACTTCACAACAACACAACCGCATGACTACACAACCGCACTgctacacaaccacacaactaCCCAACTTCACAACTACACAACTACACCACCGCACAGCTACACAGCCATAAAACCACACAACTAGACCACAGCACAACTACACAACCACATGACTACACAACTGCACAACTGTACAATACCTCTAGACAGCTGTACAGTACCTCTATACAACCATTAACATAATCGCAGAACACCTCTTCACAACCACACAACCGCACAACAGCTCTACACAACCAttaacacaaccacacataagatacacacacactggtacttTCTGTACACATATAAATGATGTTCAAAGCAAATATGACAAATGATAGCcattgatttattgtttgttgaCACATGTGATGTGACTATGACAACAAAGTTAAGCGATAGTACATTGCAACCCTAATttctttattgtcttttttatcttttcattcGATACAGTCTCCTATATTTTCCAGCAAACTACTGCCACCTGCTGTTTGAATGGGAAAATGTGTGGGTCTGAGTAGCTCTTGGGTGTCTTtgcgttttcatttgtttgactctctctctctctctctctcactcactcccccctctctctctctccctccctccctccctctctcagcaaAGGAAAGGTGGTCCTACTCGCCTCACACTGCCCTCAAAGTCTACGGTGGGTGTCTGAGGCTGCCCACTGCTTTCTGTGCTTCTCACCCCTCCTGGGTCTTGACGTGGTACCAGTTGAGATTtttagaaattacatttttcaatactAATGTAAACCATTTTACTTTAATTCGGCATGGGCATTGGGTATTGATTAAATTATATTGGTAATATATTAATTTTCAATTATAACGTTAGGGTGTATTCACAGTAAACTGCCTTCAGTGTATCTTGAACACTTGTCCAATGTGTGTTGTTCAAATACGGAATTCACGGcaatatgtgcatatatgtatatcCTGACACAAATGATAGCTGAGATCTTGGTGTTTCAGTGGATTTACTCATTTTGATGCAACGATTGTTCACTGCCAGTCTTGAAAATCTAATTTTTAGACCCACATAAGTAGAGTATGTTCACAGGTCATTATTTGTACCTCAAATAAATCAGTTTGCAATCCCCTGATCTGAATCTATTTTTAgacacacatattttttttaatcttatttgtTCTTGTAGCCAGGGCCCAAATCTGACAGTACTCCTCCAGTACCAGGCATACACTGTCATCTTCATGGAGGatctgtgtttgttgtttgtttgttgttagtTTGTTGActgtttgttgtgtgttgtctgttgtgtgttgattgttttgtgtttctccctccctccaggatGCTGATCTGGCTCGGCTGCTCAGCTCGGGTTCCTTCGGGAACCTGGAGAACCTGAGCCTGGCCTTCACCAACGTCACCAGTGCCTGTGCCGAGCAGCTCATCAAACTGCCATCCCTCAAGCAGCTCAACCTGTGGTCCACCCAGGTAGGTCCGTCCATATTAGCACACAGAGGCTTGGGGTGTTTAGCTGGGGTTCAAACCACAGGTGCACTGCTACCGCAGGTTTAAacccctagaccacagaactacattacaactggaacagctatccGAATCTGTGAAATGAGGATTAGCTGTTCCAATTGTAATGCAGTTCCGTGGTCTAGAGGTtcaaacctgaggtttaaactccagctaagcacgcTGCAATTGACCCTTAGAGACCAAGCCACTGTTTTGGATGAATCTATGCCACCCATATTAACAGCGCAATGTACAGCTAAAACTGAATGCTGCAAAGAAATGTGTTCCTGACAatatttctccctttctctctggccCCTTTTCTCTCTAATCCTCTTTCTGGCTCTTctcctcgctctctttctccccctctcactgtcttttccatcccctttttctctttcagtttgGCGACCCAGGGCTTCGGCTGTTGTCTGAACACCTGGCGTGTCTACAGGTGTTGAACCTGTGTGAGACACCCGTCACAGACGCAGGCCTGATGGCCCTCAGCTGTGAGAGCCCCTTAACACCGGCACTGAACACTGCTACTCAACACTCCTTATGCAACACTGCTGCTGAACACTGCTGCTCAACACTCCTTACACAACACTGCCACTGAACACTGCTACTCAACACTCCTTACGCAACACCGCTA
Above is a genomic segment from Anguilla rostrata isolate EN2019 chromosome 16, ASM1855537v3, whole genome shotgun sequence containing:
- the LOC135242748 gene encoding C-Maf-inducing protein-like, which produces MDFNSSGGGSELHNNHYHHVEDSKPLLGEMSTPTPPEGNNNNKMGAGPYRRTLIPSSTGMRYKLLQEGDAQVCVVKHPRTFLSKLLTSKFLRRWEPHHLTLTDCSLASATPLGYMESPLSYSCIEDLQLLCWDNAPKYCLQLSFPGGTILLQAANSYVRDQWFHSLQWKKKLYKYRKVLTNPSRWEVVLKEIRGLVELALTSPLQDDSIHQAPLHIISTLLAENTNLSAQEHESIIVAIAPLLENNPPPPDLCEFFCKHCRERPRSMVVIEVFTPVVQRILKHNMDFGKCPRLRLFTQEYILALNELNAGMEVVKKFIQSMHGLTGQCPHPRVLPNLVAVCLAAIYSCYEEFINSRDNSPSLKEIRNGCQQLNDRRPALPLRLLRPATPTPPTTPSPTPPVQTPLPLSPPPTIINSSEVLVELERTNNVANARLKGPAGGDSEPNLIDCLLGSPALSALTIQLPAQANRVLRCFALILKMLSDYDDWRPALASLLQPIPFPKEALAHAKFTKELKYVIQKFAEDPRQEVHSCLLSVRSGKDGWFQLYSPGGVACDDDGELFASMVHILMGSCYKTKKFLLSLSENKLGPCMLLALRANQTMVEILCLMLEYNIIENKDTQLQIISTLESTQVGRTLYEQLCERQRELRELQRKGGPTRLTLPSKSTDADLARLLSSGSFGNLENLSLAFTNVTSACAEQLIKLPSLKQLNLWSTQFGDPGLRLLSEHLACLQVLNLCETPVTDAGLMALSSMKSLCSLNMNSTKLSADTYEDLKAKLPNLKEVDIRYTEAW